The DNA sequence TAATTGGACAGTCCATAATTTTTGCAATCTCCTTAAATGGTACTCCACCCATTTCTCTGAGCAAAAACACCTCTCGTTGGAGAGGATCGAGTTTCTCCACCGCCTCGTTTATCAAATCCCGCAAGCTTTGATTTGATAACTGCTGGTCTGGAGCATCAAGCTTGCTTCCTACCGAACCATCAGTATCCTGCTTATGCTCTGTTTCGACCTTTGCATGCCTGAAAAAGTCGATCGTCCTCTTATGAGCTATCCCAAAAAGCCAGCTCAAAAAACTACGTGAGCGATCAAATTGTTCGGCATTTCTTAAAGCCGCAAAAAAGGTTTCCTGAAGAAGATCCTCTGCGATCTC is a window from the Chitinispirillales bacterium ANBcel5 genome containing:
- a CDS encoding sigma-70 family RNA polymerase sigma factor, which gives rise to MHQQTNDDQHLFDLWLSGNSQGFSQLYDKYKNRVFGFLLRMTGDREIAEDLLQETFFAALRNAEQFDRSRSFLSWLFGIAHKRTIDFFRHAKVETEHKQDTDGSVGSKLDAPDQQLSNQSLRDLINEAVEKLDPLQREVFLLREMGGVPFKEIAKIMDCPINTALGRMRLALKNIRKELKKRGIDGVQ